From Candidatus Zixiibacteriota bacterium, a single genomic window includes:
- a CDS encoding tetratricopeptide repeat protein yields MRKSVMMRVVAILLVLAGSAAAEGLFDKVKKGNEAMKSGDFQTALDYYHNAETDIPESPELNYNIAGALHEDGGFEEAVDKYTRALNTTDIETEAQAHYNLGNTLFRMQDYQNAIQSYQKSLEINSDDMDAKYNLELARRLLKEQMEQQEQQQDQQKDGQEEQEEQQQDKEQEEQQDQQGQNEDEQQQQQQQDQENKDEQQQKQPQPQDAQQMSKEDAERILNAMRDDESDIQKKIKRRKVSGNYVGKDW; encoded by the coding sequence ATGCGTAAGTCTGTTATGATGAGAGTAGTTGCAATACTGTTGGTTCTGGCTGGTTCGGCGGCCGCCGAAGGCCTTTTTGACAAGGTGAAAAAGGGCAATGAGGCGATGAAATCAGGTGATTTCCAGACGGCTCTGGACTACTATCATAACGCCGAAACGGACATTCCGGAATCGCCGGAACTGAATTACAATATCGCCGGGGCTCTTCATGAGGACGGCGGTTTCGAGGAGGCCGTCGACAAGTACACGCGAGCCTTAAACACCACCGACATTGAGACTGAAGCTCAGGCTCATTACAATCTTGGCAACACCCTCTTCCGTATGCAAGACTATCAAAACGCTATTCAGAGTTACCAGAAGTCTCTGGAAATCAATTCCGACGACATGGATGCCAAGTATAATCTTGAACTAGCGCGTCGCCTGCTCAAAGAACAGATGGAACAACAGGAACAGCAACAGGACCAGCAGAAGGACGGGCAGGAAGAGCAGGAAGAGCAACAGCAGGACAAAGAGCAGGAAGAGCAGCAGGATCAACAGGGACAAAACGAAGACGAACAACAACAGCAGCAACAGCAGGATCAGGAAAACAAAGACGAACAGCAACAAAAGCAGCCGCAACCACAGGATGCGCAACAGATGTCCAAAGAGGATGCTGAACGAATTCTAAACGCCATGCGCGATGACGAAAGTGATATCCAGAAGAAGATCAAGCGTCGTAAGGTATCAGGGAATTATGTCGGCAAGGATTGGTAA